The segment TAGTCGGGGCCGGCTATGTGCGCGTACGGGAAGGCCATCGAGCCCACGTCGGAGGGGGTCAGGCGCAGGGCGTGGGCGAGGCAGGAGCCGCCCGCGATCAGGGAGCGGTCGGTGTGCAGGACGCCCTTGGGGTCGGAGGTGGTGCCCGACGTCCAGTAGATCCATCGGACGGACGTCCCGTCGGCGGGCGGCGGGGGCAGCACGGCCGGCTCGCCGTCGGGCAGGTCCGCGTAGGCCTCGAAGACCCCGCGGGCGCCGAGCCGGGCGGCCATGGCGGTGTGGTCGAAGCCGCGCCAGGTGCCGGGGACGGCGAAGAACTCGGCCTCCGAGGAGCGCAGGGCGAAGGCCACCTCGCGGTCGCGGTAGAACGGGATCACGGGTGACTGGACGGCTCCGAGGCGGGCGAGGGCCGCGGACAGCAGGACCGTCTCGATGCGGGTCGGGAGCTGCCAGGCGACGACGGTGCCGGGACGCACGCCCATGCCGTGCAGGCCGGCGGCGACGCGTTCGGCGCGGTCGCGCAGGGCGCCGAAGGTGAGGGTGCGGTCGTCGGCGGGGTCGTCGGCGGCCTCGATGAGGACCGGGGCGTCGGGGGTGAGGGCGGCGCGGCGGGAGATCAGCTCCCAGAGGGTGCGGGAGCGGCCCAGTCCGGTGGCGACGGCCCTCGCGGCGTCGTCGGTCCTCGCGCTGTCCCGCCGGGCGCTGTCCGTCGTCGCCCCGTCCGCCCTCGCCGCGTCGTCGGTCCTCGCGCTGTCCGTCGTCGTCATCGCGGGCCTCTCCCCTGGGCGTGCCGGCCTGCCGCCAGCTGACGGTCAGTCAGATCAAGGGCAGAGCGTAGGCCTCCGGAGCTTGTCGGTCCAGGGGTGGCGGGGCTAGCTTGTTTCTGACGATCCATCAGATTGGGGAGCCCGCATGGCACTGGAACTGCCTCGGATCATCAGCGTCGACGATCACGTGATCGAGCCCGCCCACCTCTTCGACGTGTGGCTGCCCGCGAAGTACCGCGACCGCGGCCCCAAGCCCCTCACCGCCGGCATCGGCGAGCTGGAGTACACCGGCGGCAAGTACGTGATCTCCATGGACCCCGACGGGCCGCCGACCGACTGGTGGATCTACGAGGACCTGAAGTTCCCGTACAAGCGCAACATCGCCGCCGTCGGCTTCGACCGCGACGACATGACCCTGGAGGGCATCACCCGCGAGGAGATGCGCCGCGGCTGCTGGGACCCCAAGGCGCGGCTCCTCGACATGGACCTCAACCACGTCGAGGCCTCCCTCTGCTTCCCCACCTTCCCCCGCTTCTGCGGCCAGACCTTCGCCGAAGCGCACGACAAGGAGGTCGCCCTCGCCTGCGTGCGCGCCTACAACGACTGGATGGTGGAGGAGTGGTGCGGCGACAGCGGTGGCCGGCTGATCCCGCTGTGCATCATCCCGCTGTGGGACATCGACCTGGCCGTCGCCGAGATCCGCCGCAACGCCGCCCGCGGGGTCCGCGCCGTGACCTTCTCCGAGATCCCCACCCACCTCGGGCTGCCGTCCATCCACTCCGGCTACTGGGACCCCTTCTTCGCCGTCTGCCAGGAGACCGGCACGGTCGTGAACATGCACATCGGGTCCTCCTCCCAGATGCCCGCCGCCTCCCCCGACGCCCCGCCCGCCGTCCAGGCCTCGCTCAGCTTCAACAACGCCATGGCCTCGATGATGGACTTCCTCTTCAGCGGGGTCCTGGTGAAGTTCCCGACGCTGAAACTCGCCTACAGCGAGGGCCAGATGGGCTGGATCCCGTACGCCCTGGAGCGCGCGGACGACGTCTGGCAGGAGCACCGCGCCTGGGGCGGGGTCCGCGGCCTGATCCCCGAGCCGCCGTCCACGTACTACTACCGGCAGATCTTCTGCTGCTTCTTCCGCGACAAGCACGGCATCGCCTCGCTGGACGTCGTCGGCCGCGACAACGCCACCTTCGAGACCGACTACCCGCACGTGGACTCGACCTTCCCGCACACCAAGGAGGTCGCCCTCGACCACGTGAAGGGACTGGACGACGAGACGATCCACAAGCTGATGCGCGGCAACGCCATCCGCATGCTCGGACTGGACCTGGTCTGACATGGACCTCTCCCACACCGAGGAGGAGCAGGACTTCCGGGCCCGGCTGCGCGCCTGGCTCGCCAAGGTGCTGCCCGAGCTGCCCGCCAAGCCGTCGCCCGACGACTGGCCCGGCCGGCGCGCCTACGACCTCGGCTGGCAGCGCCGGCTCTACGACGCCGGCTACGCGGGCCTGCACTGGCCCCTCGACGCCGGGGGCCGCGGCGCCACCCCGACCCAGCACCTGATCTTCCTGGAGGAGACCGAGCGCGCCGGCGCCCCGTACGTCGGCGCCAACTTCGTCGGTCTGCTGCACGCCGGCCCCACCATCGCCGCCGAGGGGACCGCCGGGCAGCGGGCCCGCTGGCTGCCGCCGGTGCTGCGCGGGGAGGAGGTGTGGTGCCAGGGGTTCAGCGAGCCGGGCGCCGGCTCCGACCTGGCCGCGCTGCGCACCCGGGCGGTGCGCGACGGGGACGCCTACGTGGTCACCGGCTCCAAGATCTGGACCTCGCACGCCGAGGTCGCCGACTGGTGCGAGCTGCTGGTGCGCACCGACCCGGCCGCGCCCAAGCACAAGGGGATCTCCTGGCTGGCCATGCCGATGGACGCGCCCGGGGTCACGGTACGGCCGCTGCGCACCCTCGCGGGGTCTGCCGAGTTCGCGGAGGTGTTCCTGGACGAGGTCCGGGTGCCGGTCGCCAACCGGGTCGGCGCCGAGAACGACGGCTGGCGGGTCACGATGGTCACCCTGTCCTTCGAGCGCGGCACCGCCTTCGTCGGGGAGGTCGTCGCCTGCCGGCGCACCCTGGGTGCGCTGGCGCGGGCGGCCAGGGCCAACGGCCGCTGGGACGACCCCGTACTGCGGCGCAGGCTGGGCCGGCTGTACGGGGAGTTCGGCGCGCTGTGGCGGCTCACGCAGTGGAACGTCAGCGAGGCGCAGGGCTCGGGCGGGGTCCCCGGCATCGGGGGCAGCGTGTTCAAGCTGGCCTACTCGCACGCGCGGCAGGAGCTGTACGACGCGGCGGCGGAGGTGCTGGGGGCGGGGGCGCTGTCCCTGGAGGAGGAGTGGACGGCGGAGCGGCTGTCGTCGCTGTCCTACACGATCGCGGCGGGGACCTCGCAGATCCAGCGGAACATCGTCGCCGAGCGGATCCTCGGCCTGCCGAAGGGGCGGTGAGGGTCGTGGACTTCCGGCTGACGGAGGACCAGCGGGACCTGCGGGCGGGCGTCCGCGAGCTGCTCGCGGGGCGGTACGGGCGCGAGGCGCTGCGGGAGTCGGTGGCGTCCGGGGCGGCGGTGGACCGGCGGCTGTGGCGGGAGCTGGGCGAGGCGGGGTTCTTCTCCCTGCGGCTGCCGGAGTCCGAGGGCGGGGTCGGGCTGGGCCTGCCGGAGGCGGTGCTGGTCTTCGAGGAGGCCGGGCGGGCGCTGCTGCCGGGGCCGCTGGTGGCGACGCACCTGGCGGCCGGGGTGGTCCCGGGTGCGGCGACGGGCTCGGCGGTCGTGACGGCCTTCGACCTGGGCGGGCCGCTGGTGGCGCACCTGGGGGAGGCGGACGCGGTGCTGGGGGCGGAGGGGATGCCGCCCGGCGAGCCGGTCCGCTCGGTGGACCCGCTGACCCCGCTGTGGCGGTCCTCGGGGGTGCTCCCGCCGGAGCACCGGGAGGCGGGGGCGCTGCTGACGGCGGCGCTCCAGCTGGGCAGTGCGCTGCGGACGGTGGAGCTGGCGGTGCGCTACGCCGGGGAGCGCGAGCAGTTCGGGCAGCCGATCGGGGGCTTCCAGGCGGTCAAGCACCTGTGCGCGCGGATGCTGGTCCGCGCCGAGGTGGCCCGTACGGCGGTGTACGCGGCGGCGGTGACGGGTGACGCCGCCGAGATCGCGGCGGCCAAGCTCCTCGCGGACGAGGCGGCGGTGCGCGGGGCCCGGGACTGCCTCCAGGTGCACGGCGGGATGGGCTTCACGTGGGAGGCGGACGTGCACCTGCACCTGAAACGGGCGTGGGTGCGGGCGGAGCAGTGGCACACGGCGCGGGAGGCGGAGGAACTCCTGGCGGCCCGCCTCGGCACGGAAGCGGAGGCGGAAGCGGGCGCGGACGCCGAGCCCGACGCGGAGTCGGAGGTGGCGGTGATGGGGTAGCAGCCTGTGACGCAGGGGCACGGGAGGGACGGTGCGGGACTCATGTCCGATTACGGAGAGTTGATATCGGTTTGTGTCCTTCGCCCGCCCCGATCCGGCCCGGAGGCGGGGGTGTGCTCCGGTACGCTCCCACGATGCGAGTGGTTGAGCGGCGCGAGCGCCGCACAGTATGCACCACGCCTACTCCTTCGCGCTGGAATATGCCCGAAGCGCTTGTTGTGGTGACTGTACGTCAACCATGCTGCTCGGCAAGGGGACCACACTCGGTGATCCCGTCCTGTCGCGAGGCGAAGTGTCCGCCGGTTCGGATGGTGTGAGCGGTGCAGGTGCTTCAGGTACAGCTGGAGGTAGGACCCGACCCCGCCGAGGTCGGGCGGGCGCGCCGGTGGGCGCGGTCCCGGCTGGCGGGGTCCGGCATAGGGGACGACGAACCGCTCGCCGAGACGCTGATCCTGCTGATCTCCGAGCTGGTCACCAACGCGGTCGTGCACACGGGCTGTCCGGCCGTGCTGCGGATGCTCCTCGGGGGCCCGGGCGTACGGGTGGAGGTCGCCGACGCGAGCGACCGCGCCCCGGCCCGCCGGCAGGCCGCCGGGGACGACACGGGCGGGCGCGGGCTGGAGCTCGTGGACGGGCTCGCGGACCGGTGGGGCTGGCAGCGCGAGGGTGCGGGCAAGCGCATCTGGTGCGAGATCGACCGGGCGGGCGCGGAGCCGGCGCCGGTGCAGCCGGTGCCCCTGAAAAAAGTACTGCTGAAGCGGGAACCGCGCGTGTACCTCTAATGAGGTGTTGACGGTTCGTCACCTGTTGATCACCCTGGTGTTGAGCGATTCGTCGCGAGGGGACGCCAAGGGTCCTGTGCCTTGACGAGTGCGGGTCGTGGGGTGGCGGCTGCCGTGCCGCGCTCGGGGCGTGCATGCCGCACGCCGCCACCCGCAGGTCCTTCGCCCGCGCGCGATACGCCTGCCCGCGCGCGATGCGCCTGCACGCGATGCCCGCGCGCGCGTCCTACGCGATGGGGAGGTCCCCCCGGGGTCGTTCCGGTGCGATACGGCGGGAACAAAGCCATGGCTGGCCGGAATTCGCGGGCCGGATTGGTAGGAGCGTACATAAAGACGTGGGGCCCGTTGTCTCCTGGGAAGACGGCTGCCTACGGTGGCGGCGCATTCTCCAGCGGGGCGCCGCCGGTGTACCTCCGGCAGTGTTCCGTGACCCTTAATTACGGCCACAAGCCATCCATGGGAGAGGGGGTACGGCGATGAAGATGCTTTTCGCCATCCGTAATGCCGTTTCCGGTCAGAAGAGCCTCAAGAAGAGCGCCTGGTACTTCTGGTACTAGACCGGCAGAGCCGCCCCGGCCGCTCGTCGGCCGGGGCGACACCGACGGCCCATCGGAGCCCCGTATGCCCCTCTCCTCCCTCCCGGCCACGCGGACCACGCTGTTCGCGCCCCGGCTCGCCGCCCTGCTGCGCGAGCACACCGGCAAGGACGCCTTCCGTCTGGAACCCGACACCATGGGCGTCGCCGGCCACGCCCTGGCCGACCGGATCCTCGCCGCCCGCCGGGCCACCGAGACGGAGCGGCCCACCTTCAAACCGCTGCACGGCCGGTCGATCGGCCGCACCGAGGCGGCCTCCGTGATGCGGGTCATCGGGCGGGACGTCAGGGAAGCCCTGGAAGGCCCCGTGCCGAAGGACGTGGACCTCACCGGCCCGTGGCCGCTCACCGGGCACCTTTTCCTGAGGGACCTCATTCTCGGCGGCGATCCGCGCCGGCTGCGCATTCTGATGAGCCGGAACCTCGAGCTGACCCCGAAACTCACCTGGTCGGTGATAGCCGCGGGTGCGGCCTTTCCCTGGCGGAAAAGGCCCGGGGCGATATCGAGCGGAATTGCCGGACTGCTGGCGGAAGCGGACGGCTACCACGACCGGCGCCACGCGATGGGCATCTACCGGAGGGCGGCCGCGCCCGTCTGCTTCACCGTCTCCACCCTCGTCGCGAACGCCCTCTGGCTGGGCTCGCCCTTCGACGGCGACACCTCCAACCGGAACATCCTCCACGAGGCCGCCCGGCTGCTGCCCCCGTCCTGGAACATCCTGCGCTACGCCTCGCCCGAGTACGGGGCCCTCGACGCGCGCATCGGTGCCGGTGACGACGTACTCGTCCTGCCCCTGCTGTCCCACCGCGACCCCGCGCTGTGGGAGGACCCCGACGTGTTCCTGCCCGGACGGTGGGACCACCTCGACCCCGAGACCGCCCCGGGCTACCTGCCCTTCGGGCACTCCTCCGAGCGGTGCTGGGGGCGGCACATGGTCATGCCGCTCGCCGAACTGCTGCTGGACCTGATCCGCGGCGCCGGGCTGGAGGTCGACCCCGCCCAGCGGAAGGCGAAGGTGCCGCTGGTCGGGCTGCTCGGGGTGGAGGACGTACGGGTGGTCAGGGCGGGGGCACGGCATGGCCACTGAGGAGGTGCCCGTCTCCTTCTTCGACGACCCCCACCCCGCCTGCCGGCGCTGGCGGGAGCTGGAGGGCGGGGCGCACCGGGTGCGGATCCTCGGCGAGGCCCCGCTGGAAGGCTGGGTGGTCACCGGGCACGCCGCATGCCGGGCAGCCCTCGCCGACCCCCGGCTGAGCAAGAACGCCGCGACCGAGGCCTTCGACCGCCGCGACGGCTCCGAGGAGGGTCCGGGCCCGGGCCGGGCGCTGACCGCGCACATGCTCAACTCCGACCCGCCCGCCCACACCCGGCTGCGCAGACTGGTCCAGCAGGCCTTCACGGCGCGCCGGGTGGCGGCCCTGCGTCCGGTGATCGAAGGCCACGTGAACCGCCTGCTGGACGCCCTGGAAGTCCCGGCGTCCCGCGCCGGGGCCCCCGTCGCCACCCGCGCGCCCGTCATCGACCTGGTCCGGGACTTCACCGTCCCGCTGCCCCTCGCCGTCGTCTTCGACCTGCTCGGCGCCTCCGAGGGGGCCGGGCACATCCTCAAGGCCTGGGCCGCCACCCTCAACGGCGAGGAGGGCGACGGCGAGGTCTCCGTCACCACCGCCGAGGCCCTGGTGGGCCACATCCGCTCCCTCATCGCCCACAAACGCGCCCGCCCCGGCGACGACCTCCTGACCGCCCTGATCGCGGCCCGCGACGCGGGCGACCGGCTCGGCGAGCAGGAGATCACCTCCATGGGCTTCCTCCTGGTGGCGGCCGGCCACCAGACCACCGCCAACCTGATCTCCAACGGCGTCCACGCCCTCCTCACCCACCCCCGCGAAATGGCCGCACTCCGCGCCGACCCCTCGCGCACGGGCGCCTTCATCGAGGAAGTCCTGCGCCACGAAAGCCCGTTCTCCATCGCGACGATGCGCTACGCCACCGAGCCGGTGACCATAGGCGGCACGGTGATCCCCGCCGGGGACTTCGTGCAGATCGCCCTGCTGTCCGCCAACCGCGACCCCGCCGCCTTCCCCGACCCGGACCGCTTCGACCCGGACCGCTTCGACCCGTCGCGCCCGGCGACGGGCCATCTGGCCTTCGGCCACGGCATCCACCACTGCCTCGGCGCCCCCCTGGCCCGCCTCCAGGCCGAAATCGCCTTCACCGCCCTCCTCACCCGCCACCCGAACCTGCGCCTGGCCACCCCGGCCGCCCGCCCCCTGTGGTGGCGCAACCCCCGCCACCGGGGCCTGCGGACCCTGCCGGTGCTGCTGGGCTGACTTCAGGGGGCACTTCCGCCAGTACCGGGGTGTCCAACGTCAGGGCCAGGACGGTCGCGAGTGCCTTGGGGGTGGGGGGTGTCCGTTCACCGCCCGTACCGGCTCGCGATGCCCGCCACGACCAGGGCCAGGCCCTCCTCGAAGCCCTCGTCGTAGTTCTGGAAGAGGTCCGCCCCGGCTTCGGCGGCGAGGGGGAACTCGGCCAGCCGGGCGGCGCGTTCGGTGACGTCGAAGCCTGCGCGGCGTTCGCCGGGGAGGGGTTCGACGCCCTGCTCTTCCGTGACGAAGCCGAGGGTGAAGAAGTACGCCGTGGTGGTGGCGCGGACGGCCTGGGGGAGGGAGAAGCCGGCTTCGGTGAGGGCGCGGAGGCTGTCCTCCATCCCGGCCGCGTGCTCGGTGCCGGTGAAGCGGGAGCCGCTGAACACCTTCGCGCCGTCGCGGTAGCGGAGCAGGGCGGCGCGCAGGCCGTGGTGGGCAGTCAGGAGGCGGTCCTGCCAGGAGAGGCCGGGGGAGGGCGGGGCGTCCGCTGCCATCCGGCGGTACATCTCCGTGGCCATCTCGTCCAGGAGTTCCTGCTTGTTCTTGAAGTGCCAGTAGAGGGCCGGCGCCTGGACGTCGAGCTCCTTGGCGATCGCGCGGAGGCTGAGGCCGTCGAGGCCGACCTCGTTGAGGAGCCGGAGGGAGGCCTCGACGGCCTGCTTCTTGTCCAGCTTCGGGGAGTTGCGAGGGGACACGCTTGACAGCTTAACACCGTTAAGGGCAGGCTCGGGGGTGTCGAACTTAACGCCGTTAAGGAAAGTGCGGGTGGGTGTGATGGGCATGGACGTACATCGGGACGTGGACGTGGACGTGGACGTGCTGGTCGTCGGGGCCGGTGCCGCAGGGCTCGCGCTCGGGGTCGACCTCGCGCGGCGGGGCGTACGGGCCCTCGTGGTCGAGCGAGACCGGCGGCTGTTCCCCGGCTCGCGCGGCAAGGGGATCCAGCCGCGGACGATGGAGGTCTTCGACGACCTCGGGGTCGGCGCCGCCGTCCGGGCGGCGGGCGGCCCGTACCCGGCCAGGATGATCTGGCGGGACGGCGAGCGGCTCGGCGAGCAGGCGATGTGGGACCCGACGGAGCCGGAGGAGGGCTCGCCGTACCACGAGCCCTGGATGGTGCCGCAGTGGCGCACCCAGGAAGTCCTCTTCACCCGCCTCGGCGAGCTGGGCGGACGGGTCGCCTTCGGCCGGGAGCTGGTCGGGATCACACAGGACGCGGAGGGGGTGACGGCCCGGTTCGCCGACGGCGCCCCCGTGCGGGCCCGGTACGCGGTCGCCGCCGACGGCGGGCGGTCCACGGTGCGGCGGCTGCTCGGGATCGGGATGACCGGCGAGACGGTCGACCCGAACCCGGTCCTGGTGGCCGACGTGCGCATCAGCGGACTCGACCGCGACCACTGGCACGTCTTCCCGCCCGCGGACGGCGAGGGCTTCCTCGCCGTGTGCCCGCTCGCCGGGACGGAGGACTTCCAGGTCACCGCCCAGATGCCGGCGGGCGGCCCGGCGGTCGACCTCTCCCTGGAGGGGCTGCGCGCGGTCGTGGCCGCGCGCTCGCACCTGGATCCGGGCGATGTGACGGAGGTCCGCTGGGCCTCCGACTTCCGGCCGCGGGCGGCGATGGCCGACCGGTTCCGGGAGGGGCGGGTCTTCCTCGTCGGGGACGCCGCGCACGTGCACTCGCCGGCGGGCGGGCAGGGGCTCAACACCAGCGTGCAGGACGCGTACAACCTGGGCTGGAAGCTGGCCGCCGTGTTGAGCGGCGCGGCGCCGGAGGTGCTGCTCGGCACGTACGAGGAGGAGCGGCTGCCCGTCGCCGCCGACATGCTCGGCCTGTCGACCCGGATCCACCGCGGCGAGGCCCGCCGCGGCGCGGCCACGCAGCAGCTCGGCCTCGGCTACCGGGGCTCCTCCCTGGCGGTGGAGACCCGCACGGCCCTGCCCGCCGAAGCCCTGCGGGCCGGTGACCGGGCCCCGGACGGGGTACGGGGCGGCCTCCGCCTCTTCGACGCGTACCGGGGTCCGCACTGGACCCTGCTGCTGGTCGGGGCCCAGGCCCCGGCGGAGCTGCCGGGCGCGCGGACGGTACGGATCCCGTCGTACGGGGCCTACGGCGACGGGGTGTTCCTGATCCGCCCGGACGGCTACGTGGGCTGGGCGGGGGAGCCGGGAGAGCCGGGAGAGCCGGGGAAGGGCCTGGCGGCGTACGCGGCCCGCGTCGGCCTCTAGGGAGTTGTCCGGCGGATCAGGGCCGGACCGGGACCCGGCGGGCCGGGGGCGTGCCGTCGGCGGGCACGCCAAGGCTGATGACGAGGGCCTCTCCTGTGTCGGCGAACGGTGCGGTGACCGTGCCGGTCCGCCGGTCCGGTCGCCGGCGGTCACGTACAGTGCGGTCGGCAGGGCGCCCAGGTCGTTCGTCACACAACGATCTCGGACGCCTTGTCTGCGTTCCCCCGCACACCATCAGCATGCGGATTGCCTCGACAAGTCCAAGCAACCACGACAGGGCGGCTGAACGATGACGAACCGCGGGCACTCATCCGATCCCCACCCCACACCGTGGTCGGACACCGTCCCGGCCCACCGGGATCTCGTTGCGGCGAGAGCACTCGTCTACGACCCCTGCGGGTTCACCTGCACGCAGCCCACCCCCGAAGCCGAGGGTGCCGCTTACGCCGCCCACGAGTTCACTCTCGACGGCCTCTCCATCCGGTTCCGCGCAGCCAAGACGACCCCCACCAAGGTGGGCCAGTTCGTCACCGTCTGGAAGAGGTCCCCGGCCGGGCCCATCCAGCCCTTCGACGCCGCGGACCCCGTCGACCTCTTTGTCATCAGCACCCGCGAGCATCACCACCTCGGCCAGTTCGTGTTTCCCATGGACGCCCTCCGCCGGCACGGGGTCGTATCAGCGGGCGGCCGTGGCGGGAAGCGGGCCTTCCGCGTCTACCCGCCCTGGGTGACCACCGCCAACCGCCAGGCCGGCAGTGCGCAGGCCTGGCAGCTGGACTACTTCCTGCACCTGCACCAGGACGGTCCTGTCGACCTGGCCCGCGCCAAGGAGCTCTACCGCTGAGCAAGCGGAACGACTCGTCTAGCGGCGCCAGAACAGGTGGTGGGTCACCCCGCTCGGGCTGTGGACCACGTCCATGTGGAAGCGGTCGAGGAGGTCGTCCGGGGAATCCCACAGGCGCAGGCCGGGGCCGCCGAGTTCCACCGGCGACACCGCCACGTGGAGCGTGTCGACCAGGTCGGCTTCGAGGAACTCGCGGACCGTGGTCACCCCGCCGCCCAGACGGACGTCCTTGCCCTGGGCCGCCTCGCGCGCCCGGGCCAGGGCGGTGGCCGGGTCGGCGTCGATGAAGTGGAATGTGGTGTCGGAGAGGGTGAGGGACGGGCGGGGGTGGTGGGTCATGACGAACACCGGGGTGTGGAAGGGGGGTTCGTCGCCCCACCAGCCCTGCCAGTCCGCGTGGTCCTCCCAGGGGCCCCGGTAGGGGCTGAACTTGTTGCGGCCCATGATCTCGGCGCCGATGTTGTTCTTGAAGTCCCGGGTGAAGTAGTCGTCCAGGCCGCGGCTGCCGCCGGGGTCGGTGCGGGTCGGCCAGCTCGCGGTGGCGCCGGCCCAGGAGAACAGCTCGGCCGGGTTCATGCCGTCGCCGAAGGGCTGTTCCAGGCGCTGGTTGTGGCCTGCGCCGTAGCCGTCGCGGGTGACGTTGAAGTTCTGGACCCGGAGGAGTTGCTGAGTGGGCATGGGGGTTGGGGCCTTTCCGGTCGTGGTGGCAGTGGCAGTGGCAGTGGTGGTCGTGGTGGTGCTGAGGGTGAGACTGCCGGGGCGGGCGGAACTCATCGGTGCGGGCCCGGACCGACGCGCGGACATGCCGCCTTCGGAGTAATGGCGGGGGCGGGGGCCGACTCCCGGCCGTACCGGCGGGTGTCCGAGGTGGTCGGCCTCGCCCCCCGGGGGGTGGCGCCTGAGCCGGGATCGGGTCCGGGTGCGCCAGGATGCTGCGCGGGGGGCCGTGCCAGTCCGCCACCCGGAGAGCGAGCGCCCATGACCGCCGACGCCACCACCCCGGCCCGCGCCGCTTCACCCCTGCTCGGTCTCCTCCCGCCCACCCGGCCGACCCACGTCCTCGACGTCGGCGCCAACCCGGTCGACGGGGACCCGCCCTACCGGGCGATGCTGGAGGCGGGCCTGTGCCGGGTGACGGGGTTCGAGCCCCAGCCGGAGGCACTGGCGGAGCTGCTGGCCCGCAAGGGTCCGTACGAGACGTACCTGCCCGACGCCCTCGGTGACGGCGCCGCGCACACCCTCTTCATCGCCGCGGCCTCCGGGATGACCAGCCTCTTCCGCCCCGATCCGCGGCGGCTCGGGCTGTTCAACGGGTTCGAGGAGTGGGGGCGGGTCGTGGCGGAGGTACCGGTGGTGACGCGGCGGCTGGACGAGGTCGACGGCGTCGAGCCCTTCGACCTGCTGAAGATCGACGTCCAGGGTGCGGAGCTGATGGTCTTCCAGGGCGGCAGGCGCAAGCTGGCGGAGGCCGTTGCCGTGCACACGGAGGTGTCCTTCGTCCCGCTGTACGAGGGGCAGCCGGTCTTCGGTGACGTGGACCGGGAACTGCGCGGCCAGGGCTTCGTCCCCCACGCCTTCGCCGCCGTCAAGCGGTGGCCGATCGCGCCCGTCGTC is part of the Streptomyces katrae genome and harbors:
- a CDS encoding MepB family protein, with product MTNRGHSSDPHPTPWSDTVPAHRDLVAARALVYDPCGFTCTQPTPEAEGAAYAAHEFTLDGLSIRFRAAKTTPTKVGQFVTVWKRSPAGPIQPFDAADPVDLFVISTREHHHLGQFVFPMDALRRHGVVSAGGRGGKRAFRVYPPWVTTANRQAGSAQAWQLDYFLHLHQDGPVDLARAKELYR
- a CDS encoding dihydrofolate reductase family protein → MPTQQLLRVQNFNVTRDGYGAGHNQRLEQPFGDGMNPAELFSWAGATASWPTRTDPGGSRGLDDYFTRDFKNNIGAEIMGRNKFSPYRGPWEDHADWQGWWGDEPPFHTPVFVMTHHPRPSLTLSDTTFHFIDADPATALARAREAAQGKDVRLGGGVTTVREFLEADLVDTLHVAVSPVELGGPGLRLWDSPDDLLDRFHMDVVHSPSGVTHHLFWRR
- a CDS encoding FkbM family methyltransferase, encoding MTADATTPARAASPLLGLLPPTRPTHVLDVGANPVDGDPPYRAMLEAGLCRVTGFEPQPEALAELLARKGPYETYLPDALGDGAAHTLFIAAASGMTSLFRPDPRRLGLFNGFEEWGRVVAEVPVVTRRLDEVDGVEPFDLLKIDVQGAELMVFQGGRRKLAEAVAVHTEVSFVPLYEGQPVFGDVDRELRGQGFVPHAFAAVKRWPIAPVVFGGDFRLARHQLLEADVVYVRDFGRPEEMTDGQLSRLALLAHHVYDSTDLAYHCLRQLTARGVARPGAANAYLAALG